From the genome of Ralstonia pickettii, one region includes:
- a CDS encoding leucyl aminopeptidase, producing MEFSTKALDWAKAGALAAKSDCLVIGLFESQTLAGAAKALDVATKGLVARLVKLGDFEGKRGTSLLLHEVAGVGAARVLLVGLGKEADFTDRAYAEAVRTALRALASTKAASVTWTLTEHTARDKDTAWAVLTAVTLIREASYRFIERHPELKSKRDKSGNGLRKLVLSVPAADAKAASLAATRGTAIANGMDLTRDLGNLPSNICTPTYLANTARQIAKDFKLKVEVLGRKQIEALKMGAFLAVTKGSEEPPQFIVLRYEGGPAKQAPVVLVGKGITFDTGGISLKPGEGMDEMKYDMCGAASVLGTLRAVAEMGLKQNVIAVVPTCENMPSGIATKPGDVVTSMSGQTIEILNTDAEGRLILCDALTYVERFKPAVVIDVATLTGACIIALGHINTGMYARSDALADALVAAGKQSLDTAWRMPLDEEYQEQLKSNFADMGNIGGRPAGSVTAACFLARFTEKYDWAHLDIAGTAWKSGAAKGATGRPVPLLTRFLMDRG from the coding sequence ATGGAATTTAGCACAAAAGCCCTGGACTGGGCCAAAGCCGGCGCCCTGGCCGCCAAGAGCGATTGCCTCGTGATCGGTCTGTTCGAGTCGCAGACCCTGGCCGGCGCCGCAAAGGCGCTCGACGTAGCTACCAAGGGCCTGGTTGCCCGCCTCGTCAAACTGGGCGACTTTGAAGGCAAGCGCGGCACATCGCTGCTGCTGCACGAAGTGGCTGGCGTGGGCGCCGCCCGCGTGCTGCTGGTCGGTCTGGGCAAGGAAGCCGACTTCACCGACCGCGCCTATGCTGAAGCCGTCCGCACCGCACTGCGCGCGCTGGCCAGCACCAAGGCCGCCAGCGTGACGTGGACGCTCACCGAGCACACCGCGCGCGACAAGGACACCGCCTGGGCCGTGCTGACCGCAGTCACGCTCATCCGCGAAGCCAGCTACCGCTTTATCGAGCGCCATCCGGAACTCAAGAGCAAGCGGGACAAGAGCGGCAACGGCCTGCGCAAGCTGGTGCTGTCGGTGCCGGCTGCCGACGCCAAGGCCGCAAGCCTGGCCGCCACCCGCGGCACTGCCATCGCCAACGGCATGGATCTGACGCGTGACTTGGGCAACCTGCCGTCCAACATCTGCACGCCGACCTACCTGGCCAACACCGCACGCCAGATTGCCAAGGACTTCAAGCTCAAGGTCGAAGTGCTCGGCCGCAAGCAGATCGAGGCGCTTAAGATGGGCGCATTCCTGGCCGTGACCAAGGGCAGCGAAGAGCCGCCGCAGTTCATCGTGCTGCGCTATGAAGGCGGTCCCGCCAAGCAGGCCCCGGTGGTGCTGGTCGGCAAGGGCATCACATTCGACACGGGCGGCATCTCGCTCAAGCCGGGCGAAGGCATGGACGAGATGAAGTACGACATGTGCGGCGCCGCCTCCGTGCTGGGCACGCTGCGCGCCGTGGCCGAGATGGGCCTCAAGCAGAACGTCATCGCCGTGGTGCCGACCTGCGAAAACATGCCCAGCGGCATCGCCACCAAGCCGGGCGACGTGGTGACCAGCATGTCGGGCCAGACCATCGAGATCCTGAACACCGACGCTGAAGGCCGCCTGATCCTGTGCGATGCGCTCACCTACGTGGAGCGCTTCAAGCCGGCCGTTGTGATCGACGTGGCAACGCTCACGGGCGCCTGCATCATCGCGCTGGGCCACATCAACACCGGCATGTATGCCCGCAGCGATGCGCTGGCCGATGCACTGGTGGCGGCGGGCAAGCAGTCGCTCGACACCGCGTGGCGCATGCCGCTGGACGAGGAGTACCAGGAACAGCTCAAGTCCAACTTTGCCGACATGGGCAACATCGGCGGTCGCCCTGCCGGCAGCGTGACGGCCGCCTGCTTCCTCGCGCGCTTTACTGAAAAGTACGACTGGGCCCACCTCGACATCGCCGGCACGGCCTGGAAGAGCGGCGCGGCCAAGGGCGCCACGGGCCGCCCGGTGCCGCTGCTGACGCGTTTTCTGATGGACCGCGGTTGA
- the lptF gene encoding LPS export ABC transporter permease LptF, which yields MIFEQALRRELSFTAGAVFLVLLTFMLTTLVIRILGMAANGEANPNDVLLLIGLATLGYLAILLCATLFISVLLVLTRWYKDSEMVVWFTSGISLTDFIRPVLRFSLPFILLVALLALFGWPWANQQSALFRDRFEQRDVLSMISAGRFIEPAHGNYVLFIEGVDGGMKHARNLFVANAEQDKIGVAMAKTGEFKTMPNGDRFIVLDKGRRYEGTPGKLDYRIVEFDKYGVKVANKPPQADANLPTKSRSTKDLLADPTPENLGELVWRIGLPLLALNFVLIAIPLAYVNPRLGRYTPMIFAVLIYLTYSNLLNLSQAWVSQGKMTVLMAWWPIHLVAFICAMLLFRFRHYSAAGLKGISALLGFAPKKAGAR from the coding sequence ATGATTTTCGAACAAGCCCTGCGACGCGAGCTGTCCTTCACCGCCGGCGCCGTCTTTCTCGTGCTGCTGACGTTCATGCTGACCACCCTGGTGATCCGCATTCTCGGCATGGCCGCCAACGGCGAAGCGAACCCGAACGACGTCCTGCTCCTCATCGGCCTGGCAACGCTGGGCTACCTGGCGATCCTGCTGTGCGCCACGCTGTTCATCTCGGTGTTGCTGGTGCTGACGCGCTGGTACAAGGATTCCGAAATGGTGGTGTGGTTCACCTCGGGCATCAGCCTGACGGATTTCATCCGCCCGGTGCTGCGCTTCTCGCTGCCGTTCATCTTGCTGGTAGCGCTGCTGGCGCTGTTCGGCTGGCCGTGGGCCAACCAGCAGAGTGCCCTGTTCCGAGACCGCTTCGAGCAGCGCGATGTGCTGTCGATGATCTCCGCCGGCCGCTTCATCGAGCCGGCGCACGGCAACTACGTGCTCTTCATCGAGGGCGTCGATGGCGGCATGAAGCACGCCCGCAACCTGTTCGTCGCCAATGCCGAGCAGGACAAGATCGGCGTCGCGATGGCCAAGACCGGCGAATTCAAGACCATGCCCAATGGCGATCGCTTTATCGTGCTCGACAAGGGCCGCCGCTATGAAGGCACACCCGGCAAGCTCGACTACCGCATCGTCGAGTTCGATAAATACGGCGTGAAGGTTGCCAACAAGCCGCCGCAGGCTGACGCCAACCTGCCGACCAAGAGCCGCTCCACAAAGGATCTGCTCGCCGACCCGACGCCCGAAAACCTTGGTGAACTGGTCTGGCGGATAGGCCTGCCGCTGCTGGCGCTGAACTTCGTGCTGATCGCCATTCCGCTGGCCTACGTCAACCCGCGCCTCGGCCGCTACACACCGATGATTTTCGCGGTGCTGATTTACCTCACGTATTCGAACCTGCTGAACCTGTCGCAGGCTTGGGTCTCGCAGGGCAAGATGACCGTGCTCATGGCGTGGTGGCCGATCCACTTGGTTGCGTTCATCTGCGCGATGCTGCTGTTCCGCTTCCGCCACTACAGCGCGGCTGGCCTGAAGGGTATTTCTGCCCTGCTTGGCTTCGCACCCAAGAAGGCAGGTGCGCGATGA
- the lptG gene encoding LPS export ABC transporter permease LptG, translated as MKMPVYEKYFARQIYGVFVFILFAVLALFIFFDMLGELGSVVGRYTTLVAFFHVMLQAPTRVYEVIPVAALISAIYVFSQMASQSEFTIFRVAGLDTRRALLSLFKIALPLALVTYIFGEFIGPKAEEYAQKVRLEALGATVSAGFRSGVWVKDRGPAKADGTGGEVTRFVNVGALQPDQSIKGLRIYEFDSDYRLSSIRVAEQARYQGHQNWQLNDVTETRFIEFPRKPGTVAPQDSVQAVPGAPDALAPDFRGEQTKMPHQEMRSELTPQILSVLMVTPDRMATLDLFQYIRHLRDNKQDTQRYEIALWKKVVYPFTVLVMMALALPFAYLHARAGAVGLKVFGGIMLGLSFQLVNNLFSHVGLLNTWPAIFTAIVPGALYLALALVSLRWVERH; from the coding sequence ATGAAGATGCCGGTCTATGAGAAGTACTTTGCGCGTCAGATCTACGGCGTGTTTGTCTTCATCCTGTTTGCGGTGCTGGCGCTGTTCATCTTCTTCGACATGCTGGGCGAGCTGGGCTCGGTGGTCGGGCGCTACACCACGCTCGTCGCGTTCTTCCACGTGATGCTGCAGGCGCCGACGCGCGTGTACGAAGTAATTCCGGTCGCGGCGCTCATCAGCGCCATCTATGTGTTCTCGCAAATGGCAAGCCAATCGGAGTTCACGATATTTCGCGTGGCGGGGCTCGATACGCGCCGTGCGCTGCTGTCGTTGTTCAAGATTGCGCTGCCGCTGGCCCTTGTTACGTACATCTTCGGTGAATTCATCGGGCCGAAAGCAGAAGAGTACGCACAGAAGGTGCGGCTGGAAGCTTTGGGCGCAACCGTGTCGGCCGGGTTCCGCTCGGGCGTGTGGGTGAAGGATCGCGGCCCCGCCAAGGCGGACGGCACGGGCGGGGAAGTCACCCGCTTCGTCAATGTGGGCGCCCTGCAGCCGGATCAGTCCATCAAAGGCCTGCGCATCTATGAATTCGACTCGGACTACCGCCTGAGTTCGATTCGCGTGGCCGAACAGGCGCGCTACCAAGGCCACCAGAACTGGCAACTGAACGACGTGACCGAGACGCGCTTCATTGAATTCCCGCGCAAGCCGGGCACGGTCGCCCCGCAAGACTCAGTGCAGGCCGTGCCGGGCGCGCCCGATGCGCTGGCGCCCGACTTCCGCGGCGAGCAGACCAAGATGCCGCACCAGGAGATGCGCTCCGAACTGACGCCGCAGATCCTGTCGGTGCTGATGGTCACACCCGACCGCATGGCCACGCTGGACCTCTTCCAGTACATCCGCCACCTGCGCGACAACAAGCAGGACACGCAGCGCTACGAGATTGCGCTGTGGAAGAAGGTGGTCTATCCGTTCACCGTGCTGGTGATGATGGCGCTGGCCCTGCCCTTTGCGTACCTGCATGCACGCGCCGGGGCGGTCGGCCTGAAGGTGTTCGGCGGCATCATGCTGGGGTTGTCGTTCCAACTGGTCAACAACCTGTTCTCGCACGTCGGCCTGCTCAACACCTGGCCCGCCATCTTTACGGCCATCGTGCCGGGCGCGCTGTATCTGGCACTGGCGCTGGTCAGCCTGCGCTGGGTGGAGCGTCACTGA
- a CDS encoding sirohydrochlorin chelatase has translation MAARALILFAHGARDARWREPFDRLRDRLAAQQPDVDTRLAFLELMTPDLPGTIEDMAANGTQSITIVPVFFGQGGHLRRDLPALVAQCTQAHPALSIRCADAVGEDDAVLDAIAGYCVRQLG, from the coding sequence ATGGCTGCCCGCGCTCTGATCCTGTTTGCGCACGGCGCGCGCGATGCCCGCTGGCGTGAGCCGTTCGATCGCCTGCGCGATCGGTTGGCGGCGCAGCAGCCCGACGTCGACACGCGTCTCGCCTTTCTTGAACTGATGACGCCCGACCTGCCGGGCACCATCGAAGACATGGCCGCAAACGGCACGCAAAGCATCACCATCGTGCCCGTGTTCTTCGGCCAGGGCGGCCACCTGCGGCGCGATCTGCCAGCGCTGGTCGCGCAATGCACGCAGGCGCATCCCGCGCTCTCCATCCGCTGCGCCGACGCCGTTGGCGAAGACGACGCCGTGCTTGACGCCATCGCCGGCTACTGCGTCCGCCAACTCGGCTAG
- a CDS encoding 5-carboxymethyl-2-hydroxymuconate Delta-isomerase, with product MPHVIIEYTANVEADARIPELMRTLNDVLIRHAEVFPTAGIRTRALRLDQYRMADGGGDDAFIHVTFRIKAGRPKNVTGPICAAMFDAMRAHLADVFARRYLGLTLELAEFDTHGFHVENNVHARFARVAQSEQDDLL from the coding sequence ATGCCGCACGTCATCATCGAATACACCGCCAATGTCGAAGCCGATGCGCGCATCCCCGAGCTGATGCGCACGCTCAACGATGTGCTGATCCGCCACGCCGAGGTGTTTCCCACCGCTGGCATCCGCACGCGCGCGCTGCGTCTGGACCAATACCGCATGGCCGACGGCGGCGGGGATGACGCCTTCATCCACGTGACCTTCAGGATCAAGGCTGGTCGGCCGAAGAATGTGACCGGGCCGATCTGTGCGGCGATGTTCGACGCCATGCGCGCCCATCTGGCCGACGTGTTTGCGCGCCGCTATCTTGGGCTGACACTGGAGCTGGCGGAGTTCGACACGCACGGCTTTCACGTCGAAAACAACGTGCATGCGCGCTTCGCACGCGTAGCTCAATCGGAGCAGGACGACTTGCTCTAG